CGCAAAATTGTAACATTTTCCTTTTTTCACTTTTGATTATTCAAAATTTGCATTGTCACATTATTGTCACATTTTGTATTCTTAATATAATTAATGAAGGGCGTATGCAATACGCCCCTGCAATATTTAATTCTAAATATAATACACGCCGCACAAATCCACTATGAAGTAAGTTTATTAGCAGTGAAGACAAAATATTTCTCCCTATTAGTAGGGAAGATAAAAAAATTCCGGCATGGAGCCGGTTACGTAATATATGCCTTTAATATTACTCTCCCTTGCAATAAGTTAAAACAGATTCAGCACACTGCTATGAGAAAGCACATCTTGTTTATCGTATCTGCATTAATTTTCCTTACAGGTTTTACCTATTACTATGTATCCACTCAATATTGGTATCAACAGAGCATGCCTGATTTAGGCGGAAGGCAGCTGACTGATTTAAAGTTTTTGGATTCGTTAACTGGATTTGCCTGCACGGATGGTTCAAGCACAGATAATTGTTACATTTTAAAAACTACTAACGGTGGAGACAATTGGAATATAGTTTTTATCCGAACTTATAAATTCACAAAGATAGGTTTCATAGATAAGAATACAGGATATGTTTCAAGCAATAACGATACACTTTATAAAACTACAAATGGCGGAAACAGCTGGATAACAATTCAGTTACCTGAGATATACTCGAACGATATGTTTGTTTTAAATAAAGATACGTTGTGGCTTGTAGATGATAATCCTACTTTTGGTGGAGCATTTCTCACTACAAACGGAGGAGTAAACTGGCAGAGAAAATATAATGTGGTTGGAAGCGGCAATCCATCAAAAGTATATATGATAAATTATAATACGGGATTTATCACCTATTCCACATCACCTTCAGCCCACATAATCAGAACAACCAATGCAGGTAATAACTGGTTTGATATTCCTAACTCAGGAGGGTTCACCCAAATGTATTTTTGGGATACTTTAAATGGCTGTAAAGCACCTTTTGCAACTTATTTTGAGAAAACAACAAACGGAGGGCTGAATTGGTCTAAATATTATCCTCCTCAAATACCTGATGCCGGATTTCTTAGTTTTAAAGTATTAAATAGAGATACAATCTGGGCTGTGGGAGGAAAATACAGAATCGGATTATCTTACAGGGCTGTTGTATGGAAGACAACAAACGGCGGAGTGAACTGGGGTTATCAAATTCCTGATCCTGTTGCGATTCCAAATAATGCTACTTATAATTTTATAGATTTTTCTGATAATCTTCACGGATGGGCATATACAGTTCTGCCTTCTTTCGGTATTCATACTGTTACCGGAGGTGATACTACAATTTATTTAACCGAAATTTCAAATAGTTTAAATGAAACGGTGTCTGATTTTAAGTTATTTCAGAACTATCCTAACCCATACAATCCTTCTACAAAAATCAATTACGAATTACGAATTACGAATTACGTAACATTAAAAGTATTTGATTTAAGCGGAAAAGAAGTTGAAACTTTAGTTAATAAAAAACAAATTGCTGGAAGTTACTCAATAGATTTTAATGCTTCATATTTATCATCCGGAGTTTATTTCTACACACTGCAAACAGAAAATTATAAGGAAACAAAAAAAATGCTGCTCATAAAATAAAGGAGCTTTATTATGAAGAAGATTATACTTTTTGTATTAGTATTTTTATCTATGCAGGCTTGGAACAACTTATCAGCGCAATGTGTTGGAGAAAACTTTCCGTTAAAATCAGGCAATGTCTTTGTATTTAAAAATGTAGTATCAACTTATTTTCCTGTTAATACTGTTACGCGGTATTATAAAACCATAATTCAAAGAGATACTGTTTTAAATTCCAGAAAATACTTTTTTATGAGCTATTATTGCGGATATAAAAATTACTGGTGGCGAATGGATAGTACAACCGGCAATTTATTCACATTAGATACAGGAAATATATGTCCCAATTACTATAAAGAAATGCTTTTTGATAGCCTGTGCGTAAATTTAGGTGATACAAGCAAGGGCTGCGGAAGCGGAAAGGTATGTTCGGGTGCCTCAAATCATCCGTTGTTTAACCAAATGAATATTTCACGCCAGATGAGTAAAGGCTATTCAAGTCCGGTTTATTCTTATTCATATACAAATACTTATGATTTGAATTTCGGTTTGGTTTATTATACATATTCAGGCGGCGGTCCGCAGATAGGCGGAGTTTATGAAACATCTGAATTAAAAGGGTGTATTATAAATAATGTTCTGTACGGAGATACTAGTACAGTGCCTTCAGGAATAAATTCTTTAAACTCAATTACATCGGTAGAATATTCTCTGTCACAAAATTATCCTAATCCGTTCAACCCCTCTACAATTATCAGTTATCAGTTAGCAATTAACAGCTTTGTAACATTAAAGGTATTTGATTTACAGGGAAAAGAAGTTCAGACCTTAGTTAATAAAAAACAATCTGCGGGAAGTTATTCAGCGGAGTTTATCGGAGCGAATTTACCCTCGGGAATTTATTTCTACTCCCTGCAGGTTGATAACTATAAAGAAACTAAAAAAATGTTACTGGTAAAGTAATGAAGAGCGGGTTAAATTTATAAATGAAGAAAAAACTGATTATATCCTTTGTAATATTGCTGCTGATTTTATCTTTTGCAAAAATATTTATTTTAAAGGGAGCGGAAAATAATTTATCCGGTAACGAATCTTATAAAATTCCGTTCAGAGCCGTGAAGTATAGTCAAAGCACTCCGCGCGAAGATAACAGATTTTTAATAGGCGCGTTGGATGATGCATGGGACAGAAATTACAGCCATATACGGAGCGAGCTGAAATTCAACTTCTGGCAGAAGTATACAAATCCCACTCTTAATTATAACGACGCAAATGATTTCGGCAAAAACTGGATAGATATACCGGGCGATAAATTTGAAGCTCCCGTATCCGATTATGCATCGGATGTATTCAATAAAATCCATCAGAACTCGGACAGCGGATTATATACTTTTATTGACAGGTCGAAAATTCAGTATCTGTGCTTCGGGCAGAGAAGCGATTATCAGTGCGAAAAAATAAATGCCGAAGATGACTACGGCTTTTATGCATACGATACTTCTCTGGCAGACGGTGTTAGGTTTACTGATATAAAGGATAACTCATATGATGGGGGCGGTGAGATTGTAAAGAAATGTCTTCACTCTCCTATAGCAGGCGCAAATGCGCAGTATATAGTAAAGGGACTGAGGGCAAATGAAGAGCAGACAAATAACTTCTGGCCGTATTCATATATCGGTGACCAGCTTTACGACTGGTATATTTTGCCGAGAGTAAGGATTGATGCATCTTTTGCAAATGATGCGGGGAACTATGAAAGGCGTGTATGTAAAGTTGTAATAAAGAACATGAAAGGGAATGACTCGCTTATACAAATTCTGCGCGTAAGAAATTTTAAGGGCGGAAAGGATTCGCTGTATGACGGAAATTATAAAGAGCAGTATTATTTTCAGGAGGGCGATACAAATAATTTATTTATAAGTCAGAAGGATAAGCCGCTGTGGTTCAATAACGACGGAAACTACGGAGGAAAATCCTATGTAGATTTTAAAGTTTACTGGTATGATAACTGCGATATGTGGATAGATTATGTGCGCGTGGAAAACACTCCCGCCCACAGGCTTCTGACGATGCATGAAAAAAAACTGACTGACTGGCTTGAAGGGGAAATAAAGCTTGCATACAGCGCGCTTCAGACAGGATATAAGACGGGGGATTTTTATATTGAGGAGTTTTCGTTCAACCATATGCCTTCGATGAAATTTGTAAATCACATGATTGACAGTCTTACCGGGCACAGGCTTTCGCTGCTGTGCAATTATAATCATGATATGTTCAAACAGTTCAGATTCGAAGACTGGGGCTACACGTTTACTCCTGCGCAGATAAAAAAATATTTAGTGGACTACCTCGGAATAAAAAGCGTGCTAACACAATGCTACAATTTTGAGGGCTGGGATAAAGAGCACTTCTATAAAATGCCGGCAGCGAGGGAATCTACAATTCCCTATACATTAAAGGACAATAAATTTGATGAAGCGAAGCTGACGCTCGGAAGATATCCGTTATCTCCCGATGCATATGACGACTGGCTGCAGCAGAATCTTGATGATACAAAGATGAACAGGTATGCTTTATCGCTGACATATATACTGAAGCACTCGCAGGAAATTTCCGGGCTGAGCTCGATACCGTTTTATTATATGCCCCAGGCGCATCTTTGGTCATATCCTACTCATTTTTTAAGAGAGCCTACAAATGAAGAAGCAGAGCTGACTAATGCGCTTGCAGTAAGCTACGGCGCAAAAGGAATTTTATATTTCTGGTATGGCTATGTCGAGGATAGCAAAACACATGCGCGCGGACTTTGCAATCCTCCTGAGCCGGGAACAAATTATCCGTCGCCGAGATATATAAACAGTTACGGCCAGCCGAAGTGGGAAAAATATAAAAGTATGAATGAGCTTCTGCTGAAGTGGGAGCCGTATATAATGAGTTTTGATTATACGGGGAAATCTTATATCTATCAGAGTGAAAAAAATGCTTTAAGAGATGAAACATTTATAAATGATCTGATAACCTACAGGCCGGAAAATACGGGCTGTTCTGAAGGCAGCGCTCCGGCAGGAACATTTGCAGAGTGTCCTGAAAAAAGATATATACAGGCTGCTGTATTTAATAATCCTTCAGAGCGCGATGCAAAGTTTTTTATGATAGTTAACAGAAGATGCTCGCCTGTAACTGCAGGTAATCCTGACGGAAGAAGATATGTAAGACTGAAATACGGCAAAGGGAAATTGAATAATTACAATAACTGGAAAGTAATAGATTTAGGGACAAATACAATTGTGACAACCTTTGATAAAAGAAATATTGAAAGTATAGATTTAGGCTGGTTCAATCCTGGGGAAGGAAAGCTTTTTAAGCTGGAGCCGGTCAGTTAATTATAAAAACAAATCATATCTCTGCTCGGTAACGTGTTTGCCGAAGTCGTCCGTTTCTTTTTCTTCGGAGAGTTCAAATCCGTATTTAATATAGAGTGCCGCTGCAGATTTTAGTTCATTTGTTGTCCAGAGATAGCACTGCCTGTAATTTTTTTCTTTCAGGAATTCCATAAAGAAATCCATCAGCTTTCTTCCTAATCCTATGCCGCGGTATTCCGGTTCAAGTATATAATATCTTAACTGCGCAGTATCGTTACCTCTATCCATTAATAAAAGTGAGCCGATGATTTTATTGTTGTGTTCGCATATCCACATTCTTTCCTTATCGGGGTTATAATTTTTGAAAAACTCTGTAAGTCCCTCTGCAACGTATGCTTCAAACTGCAGCCCGTACCCGCATTCATTGTGATGAAAGATACCGTGCAGATATGTAATGTAGCCTATATCACCTGCCTTTAAATCAGTTCTGATTGTAATATCGTTTATTGAAATATTCATTCACAATAATAATGCAAAATACTATTTATTGAAATTTAAAAAATAATTGTTTAGTTTAGAAATATACATAAGGGCTTATGTAAATTTAGAAAATTGCATGGAAAAAATTTACAGGTATATTTTAATCGGACTCTCACTGCTTATCTGCAGTCATTTATTTTCACAGACATACCCTCAGGATTTCACTACTATTCCTATAGTAAAATGGAAATTCAAATCCACTCAGCCGTTTATATCTACACCTGTAATTGAAGGAAATTTAGTTTACGTCGGCTGTCTCGATAGCTGCTTATATGTCCTTGATTTAAAATCAGGAAAGGAAAAATGGAAATTCAAAACCGGCGGAGGAATACGCTCTACAGTGTCAATTCTCGACAATAAAATATTCTTTAACAGCTTCGACGGAAACTTATATTGTCTGGAAAAATCAGACGGGAAAGTAATCTGGACCTTTAAAGCTTCCGATAAGCAATACGATATAAATGATTACCACCAGTCATCACCTGTTGTTCATAACAATATAATTTACTTCGGAATGGGAGACGGGAACATGTATGCAGTGAATGTCTCGGATGGGAGCAAGGTCTGGAGCTATCACACGGAAGATGTAGTGCATTCTACTCCTGCAATACTTGACGATAAAATATACTTCGGGTCATTCGACGGCAACGTTTACGGATTGAATTTATCTGACGGAAGTTTAATATGGAAATTCAAAACAGTCGGGCACAATTTTTTCCCGAAGGGAGAAGTGCAGTTTTCTCCCAATGCAATAGGTAAAACAGTTTACATAGCAGCGCGCGATTATAATTTATATGCAATAGATAAAGATAAAGGTGTCTGCAGATGGAACAGGGAGTTCACTCCCGGATGGGCAACTGAAGTTAGCTGGCGGCCTGACAGAGACAGCATAATATATCTATCCACTTCTGACCCGAAAAATTTATTTGCCATTCACCGCGCATATGAAACAACAAAATGGAGCACAGAATTAAAAACACAGTGCTTCGCAAACTGCGCATTCAGTCAGAACATGTGTTACTTAGGAACCGTCATAGGAAAATTCTTTGCCATTGATCTGTACACCGGAAAAATAAAATGGACGTTCTCCACCGAAGGTTACAATAAATATCATCTGAATTATTTCAAACCGGATGACGATTACAGAGATAATATAATCGATATTGTAAAAGATGATGAGGGATTTCAGGCAGCGCTGGATAAGTGCGGAGCGATTTACTCAACGGCTGCAATTACAGATAATGAAATAATTTTCAGCAGCAGTGAGGGAAATGTTTACTGTCTCGGCAGATAACTGAATAACTTTCGCCTTTTAGTTCAGCATTGTAATATTTAGTTTCTCAAAAAATTTTACAATGCTGAACTTTCTTTCCGACATTCTTAAAATTGAATCCACTACCGGCACCGAAAAAGATATTGCACTCTTCATAGCGGAGAAATATACTCCAAAGGGAATGACATGTGATATTCAGGACACTCCCGACGGAAGAGTAAATTTATTTTTTAAGCTAGGCGAGCCGAAGATAGTATTCAACTCGCACACGGATACTGTCCCGCCATACATCCCGCCGACTTTTACGGATGAGATTATTTACGGCCGCGGCTCATGTGATGCAAAGGGACAGCTTGCTTATCTATGGCAGGCTACGAACGAGCTCATTGCAGAAGGAGAGAAAGATTTCGGATTGCTTATGACTTTCGGAGAGGAAACGGGTTCTGTCGGAGCAAAGCAGGCAAACAATCTGCTTACTAATACGAAATATATAATTGTCGGCGAGCCGACTGAGAACAAGCTTATACTTGCATCAAAAGGAACGAACTTAATTAAGGTAACCATACGGGGAAAGAACTGTCATTCGGGATATCCGCAGTTTGGTGACAATGCAATTAACAGAATGAGAAAATTTCTTGACCGGCTTGATAACATTGGATTTCCAGTTGATGATGTAATGGGAGAAACTACTTACAATATCGGGTGGCTGAGATCAGATAACGCGCAGAACGTTGTGCCTGACCTTGTTACGTTTAATCTTTTTATCCGCACCACATTCGCAAGTCACGATACATACAAAGAAAAACTTGAGATCATTAAAGATGAGAATACAGAGCTTGAATATCCTTTCAATAAAGGTCCGCTAAAATTTCTCGGGCTCGAAGGATTTGAAACCGGCATCGTAGCCTATGGCACTGATGCTCCCTCATTTACAAATGTCCCGAATAAATTACTCTATGGACCCGGAACAATATTAGTCGCACACACCGCTGATGAGCAAATAAAAATAAAAGATATGTACCGAGCTGTTGAGGATGTGAAGAAGATTTTCAGGAAGCTGAAGGAAAAAAATGTATGAATATACAACTTCCATTTTTAGATTATATCTATTTAGATACAGGTATTTTAAGTTATATATCAAAAAATGCAGATTCATCCGACGAAAATATCAGGTATAAATTTGCTATGTATTGCATGCATAACAAATTACTATTGGCGGTTTCAAATATTAACTTTATAGAAATATCCGAAGCGGATAGACTTTTTAAGAATTTGACAGGAGTTTTATTATTTTCAAAACCATTTTTAAATTACCAGGAAATAATTGATCAAGAAATAGAAAGTTATCCGGCACAGCTTACTAAGAGAAGTCTATGTTTTGAAACGAAGAGTTTGTTGTTTGAAAAGGATGCAAACGGGATCGTAACTAATAGTTTAAAATTAGTAAGAGAAGCTGGAGTAATCCAAAAAGAGTTTATTAGCAAGATGTGTGAAAATATTATTAATTTTAAGAAAAATTTCTCACCTAACAAGGATGGAAAGTACGGACTTAATCAATTAAAAAAGTTTGAAACACAGCTTACTGAACAAATTTTGTTTTATATCAATCCAGGTTTTATTAAAAATCTTAGATCAAAATTAAATATTTCATTATTTAAAGGAATCAGATTGTATTGTTCGTATTTATTTGTAAAATATTATTTAGCAGGTCGTATTCCCAAGGATTCGGATTTAGGAGACTTTCATCATATTTTCTATATACCGTATTGTAAAATAATTGTTGTCGAAAAAGATATGTGTAGTCACCTTAAGTTAATTCAAAACAATAGTGACGTATTGAACCACGTTGAAATACATAATAAAAAGTTTCTTGATGATACAATTAAAAATTATATATGCTGAACACAACAATGAAAATAAAATCAATGTTCCCCAACCAAAATTGAGGAACATTTTTAAGGAGAAATAGATGACGCTATTTCAGGCAACTTTTACTGTGGGAGCCTGCTGATTCGAAACTATATGATGTCTCTGTATTATTGAATCAATCGAAAGTGCTCCGCATCCTTTTATAAGAATAACCAATCCCAATGCAATTGCAAGCAGATGATATTCAAATCCTTCACCCGGCTGATTTCCCATCCAGTTCATAAAAAATCCGTTATGCAAGTGAACTGTCATCACTGCTCCAATCATTGTTGAGATTGTAAGGAACGACCATATTCTTCCTAAAAATCCCAGCACTAAGAGTGTTGAGCCGATACTTTCACCGAGGATAACTAAGAGTGCAACTATGTATGGTATGCCGCCTGATGTGAGTCCGTTAATTGAATCATTGAAGCCGTGCCCTCCAAACAAGCCGAGTGTTTTCTGCAGTCCGTGAGGCAGCATTACTAAGCCGAGAACTAATCTTGAAATGAGAAGTGTATAATCTTTTGAGTCTGTTTTTATTAGCGCGCTGAACATAAGCTTTTGTTAGTTTATCAGAAATTTTTAGCAAAATTTTTAGATTAATAAATTTACATTTATTAAAGTGAGATGGGTCTGAAAAATGTAACAAAAGTTTATGTAAAAAGTTTAGGGAGGATTGCTCCTCCCTGATTTTTTTTAAGCGGCTTTCAGCTGAGTATTGTAAGGGTTTTTTGTTTGAAGAAAGGCATCGAGTGAAAACATTCCGCTCCCTTTTATTACAATTATAAGAGCAAGTGTAATTGCTAAAATCTGGTATTCATATCCTTCTCCCTTAAGATTTCCGAACCAGTTCATAAAAAATCCATTCGGAAGATGAACCATTATTGCAGCGCCAAGCATATTTGCAATAATACTTAATCCGCTTATTCTACCTGTAAGTCCAAAAATAAGTAATAGAGCGCCAAGTGTTTCGCCAAGAATAACAAGAAAGCCTATGATGTATGGAATGCCGACAGTATCGGTAAAGTAACCCATAGTTCCCGTATATCCATAGCCGCCAAACCAGCCGAATAATTTTTGCGCTCCGTGAGGAAGCATAACAAGTCCGAGAACAACACGGACGATTAATGAGATGTAATCTTTTGAATCAGTTTCGATAAGTTTGTTAAACATAATTTTGAAGTTTAATTTAATAGATGCTTCAAAATTATGCGTAATGATTTAAATCACAAATAAAGCAGATTAAGAAATTTTCTTAATGTAGATTAAGAATGTGGAATAAGAGTTATAGTTCTTTTTTCATTTTGCTGAGGAATTCTGGTGTGACACCTATGTAAGATGCGATTTGAATTTGCGGGATGCGCTGTTCAAGTGTAGGATATTTATTGATGAAATCTAAATATCTTTCCTTAGCCGTCCTGCTTAGATTGGAAACAACTCGCTGCTGAAGAGATATAAAAGATTTCTGAAAAAGTATACGGAAGAGTTTTTCAAACTTTGGAATTTTTTCATAGAGTAATTCTAAAGAAGTCTTATCTATTTGCAGCAGTTCTGATTCTTCAAGAGCATCTACATTTAAGATAGCAGGTTCACCTGTAACAAATGCATACGGGTCTGATATCCACCAGTCCTCAATTGCAAACTGTGAAATATGCTCCGTACCTGCATTATCTGTATAGTAAGAACGCAGGCATCCCGAAACAACATAGTTATCATAAAGACATGGTTCGCCTTGCTCAACAAGAAACTGTTTTCGTTTCAGCTTTTTATATTTTAAGAGCGAACAGAAATATTCCTCTTCATCTTTAGTAAGCTGAATGTATTTTGCAACGTGAGTTAATATTTGTTTATAGTTTTTATTCATTTAATAAATTTATCAAGATTATTTTCTCCGCATCCTGAAAATGCTGTCAGTTCATCAATTCTTTTCTTAAAAATCTTTTTAAAATTTTTATCAGGCTTTGCTTTATTTTCCCACCAGAGATTTATAATTTTGAATAAATCATTCTGCCTGTCTGCTTTTGCATCTAATCTTCCTATGAATTTATCGCCGTAAACAATGGGAAGGACATAATATCCGAACTTTCTTTTGGGAGCGGGGACGTAGCATTCAATAACATAATCAAAATTAAAAAGTGTTTTCAATCTCTTTCGCTGTATAACAAGATTATCGAACGGAGATAAAATATGAACATCTTTTTCAAACTCAGTATTCTTTAACTGCTTTAAATTTTCTTTTGTTGTATAGTATTTTTCATTTGTTAACTCTTTTGTAATTCCTGAAATATTTACAGGTAAAATTTTCTTCTCTTCAATCATTCTGTTTATCACACTCATCGGAATTTTTGAATCACCGCCTCTTAAATAAAACATTTCTTTCTGCGACGCGAAGCCGTTGGCATTAACTGTATTCATTATCAAATGCTGGCAATGTTCTTCATAAGTTGGAACAGTTGTGTCAATTTTCTTAGGAAGAACTCTTTCAGTTAAATCATAAACTTTCTGAAAGTTTTTTCTTTCAGCAACCATTAATTCTCCTGCATGGAATAAATACTCAAGCGCTTCTTTAGCAGGCTTCCAGTCCCACCATCCTGATTTTACTCTGGGCGGATGTTCAAAATCCTTTGATTGAAGCGGACCTTCTGCAGTGATTCTATCTCTTGCAAAATCGATTATCTTTTTATTTTTCTTAGACCATGCTTTATATCTTTCTTTATAATTTTCTTTCCTTCTTAACGAATATCTATAATCTTTCATAGGAAGAAACGCAGCAGCGTGGCTCCAGTATTCAAATACTTTCTTCTCTTTCATCAGTTCATCAAGCATTGTTTTTTTATAAACAGGCAGTCTAGTCCAAAGAATATGATGATGCGCGCGCTCCACTATTGAAATTGTATCAATCTGAACGTATCCGATTTTTTCTATTATCTTGTGTAAATCTTTTTTTGTATAATGATTGTCTCTTTCCAGCAGTTTCTGATTTTTAAGAGCTAAGAAGCGGGCATCCTGTAATGAGATTTCGATCGGTAACTTCATATCTTCGGAAATTCTCCTAACTGCATAAATAAACTTAGGAAATCATTTTCGTCCCATGCTTTAATTATCTTGTCATCTTTAATTTGTAAGATTGCGTTAGCGCGCCACTCAACATGTTTGCCTGTTGGAGAAACTCCCAGAAAATTTCCTTTATGAGTTCCGCTCCATATATTATGAACTGTCACTAAATCATTCTCATTTACAAAAAATTCACAGTTAACTTTAATATCAGGAAAGGCATTGAAAAAATTCCGCTGAATTATCTGCTTCTGACCTTCAAGTCCGCGCGATTCTCCATTATGTA
This genomic interval from Bacteroidota bacterium contains the following:
- a CDS encoding T9SS type A sorting domain-containing protein; the encoded protein is MRKHILFIVSALIFLTGFTYYYVSTQYWYQQSMPDLGGRQLTDLKFLDSLTGFACTDGSSTDNCYILKTTNGGDNWNIVFIRTYKFTKIGFIDKNTGYVSSNNDTLYKTTNGGNSWITIQLPEIYSNDMFVLNKDTLWLVDDNPTFGGAFLTTNGGVNWQRKYNVVGSGNPSKVYMINYNTGFITYSTSPSAHIIRTTNAGNNWFDIPNSGGFTQMYFWDTLNGCKAPFATYFEKTTNGGLNWSKYYPPQIPDAGFLSFKVLNRDTIWAVGGKYRIGLSYRAVVWKTTNGGVNWGYQIPDPVAIPNNATYNFIDFSDNLHGWAYTVLPSFGIHTVTGGDTTIYLTEISNSLNETVSDFKLFQNYPNPYNPSTKINYELRITNYVTLKVFDLSGKEVETLVNKKQIAGSYSIDFNASYLSSGVYFYTLQTENYKETKKMLLIK
- a CDS encoding T9SS type A sorting domain-containing protein; this translates as MKKIILFVLVFLSMQAWNNLSAQCVGENFPLKSGNVFVFKNVVSTYFPVNTVTRYYKTIIQRDTVLNSRKYFFMSYYCGYKNYWWRMDSTTGNLFTLDTGNICPNYYKEMLFDSLCVNLGDTSKGCGSGKVCSGASNHPLFNQMNISRQMSKGYSSPVYSYSYTNTYDLNFGLVYYTYSGGGPQIGGVYETSELKGCIINNVLYGDTSTVPSGINSLNSITSVEYSLSQNYPNPFNPSTIISYQLAINSFVTLKVFDLQGKEVQTLVNKKQSAGSYSAEFIGANLPSGIYFYSLQVDNYKETKKMLLVK
- a CDS encoding GNAT family N-acetyltransferase, which produces MNISINDITIRTDLKAGDIGYITYLHGIFHHNECGYGLQFEAYVAEGLTEFFKNYNPDKERMWICEHNNKIIGSLLLMDRGNDTAQLRYYILEPEYRGIGLGRKLMDFFMEFLKEKNYRQCYLWTTNELKSAAALYIKYGFELSEEKETDDFGKHVTEQRYDLFL
- a CDS encoding PQQ-binding-like beta-propeller repeat protein, yielding MEKIYRYILIGLSLLICSHLFSQTYPQDFTTIPIVKWKFKSTQPFISTPVIEGNLVYVGCLDSCLYVLDLKSGKEKWKFKTGGGIRSTVSILDNKIFFNSFDGNLYCLEKSDGKVIWTFKASDKQYDINDYHQSSPVVHNNIIYFGMGDGNMYAVNVSDGSKVWSYHTEDVVHSTPAILDDKIYFGSFDGNVYGLNLSDGSLIWKFKTVGHNFFPKGEVQFSPNAIGKTVYIAARDYNLYAIDKDKGVCRWNREFTPGWATEVSWRPDRDSIIYLSTSDPKNLFAIHRAYETTKWSTELKTQCFANCAFSQNMCYLGTVIGKFFAIDLYTGKIKWTFSTEGYNKYHLNYFKPDDDYRDNIIDIVKDDEGFQAALDKCGAIYSTAAITDNEIIFSSSEGNVYCLGR
- a CDS encoding M20/M25/M40 family metallo-hydrolase; protein product: MLNFLSDILKIESTTGTEKDIALFIAEKYTPKGMTCDIQDTPDGRVNLFFKLGEPKIVFNSHTDTVPPYIPPTFTDEIIYGRGSCDAKGQLAYLWQATNELIAEGEKDFGLLMTFGEETGSVGAKQANNLLTNTKYIIVGEPTENKLILASKGTNLIKVTIRGKNCHSGYPQFGDNAINRMRKFLDRLDNIGFPVDDVMGETTYNIGWLRSDNAQNVVPDLVTFNLFIRTTFASHDTYKEKLEIIKDENTELEYPFNKGPLKFLGLEGFETGIVAYGTDAPSFTNVPNKLLYGPGTILVAHTADEQIKIKDMYRAVEDVKKIFRKLKEKNV
- a CDS encoding DoxX family protein, which encodes MFSALIKTDSKDYTLLISRLVLGLVMLPHGLQKTLGLFGGHGFNDSINGLTSGGIPYIVALLVILGESIGSTLLVLGFLGRIWSFLTISTMIGAVMTVHLHNGFFMNWMGNQPGEGFEYHLLAIALGLVILIKGCGALSIDSIIQRHHIVSNQQAPTVKVA
- a CDS encoding DoxX family protein, encoding MFNKLIETDSKDYISLIVRVVLGLVMLPHGAQKLFGWFGGYGYTGTMGYFTDTVGIPYIIGFLVILGETLGALLLIFGLTGRISGLSIIANMLGAAIMVHLPNGFFMNWFGNLKGEGYEYQILAITLALIIVIKGSGMFSLDAFLQTKNPYNTQLKAA
- a CDS encoding Crp/Fnr family transcriptional regulator; this translates as MNKNYKQILTHVAKYIQLTKDEEEYFCSLLKYKKLKRKQFLVEQGEPCLYDNYVVSGCLRSYYTDNAGTEHISQFAIEDWWISDPYAFVTGEPAILNVDALEESELLQIDKTSLELLYEKIPKFEKLFRILFQKSFISLQQRVVSNLSRTAKERYLDFINKYPTLEQRIPQIQIASYIGVTPEFLSKMKKEL
- a CDS encoding YcaQ family DNA glycosylase; this encodes MKLPIEISLQDARFLALKNQKLLERDNHYTKKDLHKIIEKIGYVQIDTISIVERAHHHILWTRLPVYKKTMLDELMKEKKVFEYWSHAAAFLPMKDYRYSLRRKENYKERYKAWSKKNKKIIDFARDRITAEGPLQSKDFEHPPRVKSGWWDWKPAKEALEYLFHAGELMVAERKNFQKVYDLTERVLPKKIDTTVPTYEEHCQHLIMNTVNANGFASQKEMFYLRGGDSKIPMSVINRMIEEKKILPVNISGITKELTNEKYYTTKENLKQLKNTEFEKDVHILSPFDNLVIQRKRLKTLFNFDYVIECYVPAPKRKFGYYVLPIVYGDKFIGRLDAKADRQNDLFKIINLWWENKAKPDKNFKKIFKKRIDELTAFSGCGENNLDKFIK
- a CDS encoding ester cyclase; amino-acid sequence: MSVNSDIVKNFYDVVINQKNLDAIGSFLSKNFIHNGESRGLEGQKQIIQRNFFNAFPDIKVNCEFFVNENDLVTVHNIWSGTHKGNFLGVSPTGKHVEWRANAILQIKDDKIIKAWDENDFLSLFMQLGEFPKI